A stretch of Cucumis sativus cultivar 9930 chromosome 2, Cucumber_9930_V3, whole genome shotgun sequence DNA encodes these proteins:
- the LOC101223025 gene encoding uncharacterized protein LOC101223025 has product MGGCTSKLSRNLKAYRKYSSRFGKRRSKISIPDVSIKAIGDSRKHAGDFKVNEFVHLDFEKGTARNRARSEVPKKTFHLKQLHWSHGQIDANGVCQDEPWFDSASILDSDSDDEDFSSVHGDCFPSIGNDPNAQLFQYQSTSCFIDTGCMYEGFYESYLKIDGGAQNFEYTSQEFNMNTCLPCLPPPASYNEKNHSSNTQPENQKKSAVIMLSVKRKSVDGYERTEFCTSEKILYRPRAGLQISCGKGEKLTPSSWSPISPSVFKLRGENYFRDKQKYPAPDLSPYVPIGVDLFLCPQKINHIAQHIELPHVKAHEKLPSILIVNIQLPTYPASMFSGDYDGEGMSLVLYFRLSDNFDEEISLHFQDSIKRLIEDEMEKVKGFTRESLVPFRERLKIVGGLVNPEDLQLSATERKLVSSYNEKPVLSRPQHNFFRGKNYFEIDLDIHRFSYISRKGFESFRDRLRHGILDIGLTIEAQKPEELPEQMLCCLRLNKIDFVNHGQIPTIMSA; this is encoded by the exons ATGGGTGGTTGCACCTCAAAACTTAGTCGAAACCTCAAAGCATATAGGAAGTACTCATCACGATTTGGAAAACGACGTAGTAAGATTTCAATTCCTGACGTTAGTATCAAAGCGATTGGAGATTCACGAAAACATGCTGGAGATTTCAAGGTCAATGAGTTTGTTCATCTCGATTTTGAGAAGGGAACTGCTCGCAACCGTGCAAGGTCTGAAGTTCCTAAGAAGACATTTCATCTGAAGCAGCTGCATTGGAGCCATGGCCAAATTGATGCAAATG GAGTTTGCCAAGATGAACCGTGGTTCGATTCTGCTAGTATTTTGGACTCTGATTCTGATGACGAGGATTTCAGCAGTGTTCATGGAG ATTGTTTTCCGTCAATTGGAAATGACCCGAATGCTCAATTGTTTCAGTATCAAAGCACATCGTGCTTCATTGATACTGGATGTATGTATGAAGGTTTCTATGAAAGTTATCTCAAAATCGATGGAGGGGCACAGAACTTTGAATATACGAGTCAGGAGTTCAATATGAATACTTGCCTGCCTTGTTTGCCTCCTCCAGCTAGTTACAATGAGAAGAATCATTCTTCTAATACCCAACCGGAAAATCAAAAGAAGTCGGCAGTTATCATGCTTTCTGTTAAGAGAAAGTCTGTTGACGGATACGAACGGACTGAGTTTT GTACGTCAGAGAAAATCTTGTACCGCCCAAGAGCAGGACTTCAAATTTCATGTGGGAAGGGAGAAAAGTTAACTCCGTCGTCCTGGTCCCCTATATCACCTTCTGTCTTTAAGCTTCGCGGAGAAAACTATTTCAG AGACAAACAGAAATACCCTGCTCCAGACCTCAGCCCATATGTACCAATTGGAGTTGATTTGTTTCTCTGCCCCCAGAAGATAAATCACATTGCTCAGCATATTGAACTTCCACATGTGAAAGCACATGAAAAGCTACCATCCATATTAATTGTTAACATACAG CTGCCTACATATCCAGCTTCCATGTTCTCTGGTGATTACGACGGAGAAGGGATGAGCCTGGTACTGTATTTTAGACTGTCTGACAATTTTGACGAAGAGATATCTCTACATTTTCAAGACTCCATCAAG AGGTTGATTGAAgatgaaatggaaaaagtcAAAGGATTCACAAGGGAATCCTTGGTTCCTTTCAGAGAAAGGTTGAAAATAGTGGGTGGGTTGGTTAATCCTGAAGATCTCCAACTAAGTGCCACTGAAAGAAAGCTAGTTAGTTCTTATAACGAAAAGCCAGTGCTTTCACGACCTCAACACAACTTTTTCAGG ggaaaaaattattttgagattgaTTTGGACATACATAGATTCAGctatatttcaagaaaagGTTTCGAATCATTCCGTGATCGTTTGAGGCATGGGATACTTGACATTGGTTTAACAATCGAG GCACAAAAACCTGAAGAACTGCCTGAGCAAATGCTGTGCTGTCTACGATTGAATAAGATCGATTTTGTAAACCATGGGCAGATACCTACAATTATGAGTGCGTAA
- the LOC101205332 gene encoding ribulose-1,5 bisphosphate carboxylase/oxygenase large subunit N-methyltransferase, chloroplastic yields MAYSKLETPDLEMATPIQTPMGMALASSSSSFLSLPRTPPHLLLPSKRPPRLSVTSLASPDLDPSLPSNVHTFWQWVRQEGMVSYKTHVKPAIFPEGLGLATTKNLSKNEVVLEVPKRFWINPDAVADSEIGNVCSGLKPWISVALFLIRENLKGDSRWRRYLDILPQETDSTVFWSEEELAEIQGTQLLSTTLNVKEYVKSEFLKVEEEILLRHKDLFPSRITLDDFFWAFGILRSRAFSRLRGQNLVLIPFADLVNHSANVTTEEHAWEVKGPAGLFSWDVLFSLRSPLSVKAGDQVFIQYDLKKSNADLALDYGFIEQKSDRNAYTLTLEIPESDLFFDDKLDIAETNGLNQTAYFDIILERPFPPAMLPFLRLLALGGTDAFLLESLFRNSVWGHLEMPVSRANEELICQVVRNACEAALSGYHTTIEEDEKLKEENLDSRLRIAVGIREGEKRVLQQIIQIFKDRELELDQLEYYQERRLKDLGLCGEQGEIIFWETK; encoded by the exons ATGGCCTACTCGAAACTTGAAACTCCCGACCTCGAAATGGCCACTCCAATTCAAACTCCCATGGGAATGGCCTTAGCTTCTTCATCCTCTAGTTTCCTTTCCCTTCCTCGCACTCCACCACACCTCCTACTCCCGTCAAAGCGGCCGCCACGGCTCTCTGTAACTTCCCTCGCCTCTCCAGATTTAGATCCATCGTTGCCTTCAAACGTTCACACCTTCTGGCAATGGGTTCGCCAGGAAGGCATGGTCTCCTACAAGACTCACGTGAAGCCTGCTATTTTCCCCGAAGGCCTCGGACTGGCCACCACTAAAAACCTATCCAAGAACGAGGTCGTTTTGGAGGTTCCTAAACGATTCTGGATAAATCCCGACGCCGTTGCTGATTCCGAGATTGGCAATGTGTGTAGTGGGTTGAAACCATGGATTTCTGTTGCTCTGTTTCTGATTAGAGAAAATCTCAAGGGCGACTCTCGTTGGCGTCGCTACCTCGATATTCTCCCCCAGGAAACCGATTCCACCGTGTTTTG GTCTGAGGAGGAGCTTGCAGAGATCCAAG GAACCCAACTTCTGAGTACGACTTtgaatgtaaaagaatatgttAAGAGTGAATTTCTCaaggttgaagaagagatATTGCTCCGCCACAAAGATCTATTTCCATCACGTATCACACTGGATGACTTCTTTTGGGCTTTTGGGATACTCAGATCAAGGGCATTTTCACGACTCAGAGGCCAAAACCTCGTTTTGATCCCTTTCGCGGACTTG GTCAACCACAGTGCTAACGTAACCACAGAAGAACATGCATGGGAGGTCAAGGGTCCGGCAGGTCTCTTCTCATGGGATGTCCTGTTCTCGCTCCGCTCCCCACTTTCCGTGAAGGCTGGTGACCAg GTGTTTATCCAATATGACTTAAAAAAGAGCAATGCAGACTTAGCTCTTGACTATGGGTTCATAGAGCAAAAGTCCGACCGCAATGCATATACACTGACGTTAGAGATACCAGAGTCAGAtcttttctttgatgacaAGCTAGATATCGCTGAGACAAATGGTCTCAATCAGACTGCGTACTTTGACATTATTTTGGAGCGTCCTTTTCCACCTGCAATGCTTCCGTTTCTACGGCTGCTAGCTCTTGGAGGTACAGATGCATTCCTTTTGGAATCTCTGTTTAGGAACTCTGTCTGGGGTCATCTTGAAATGCCTGTTAGTCGAGCAAATGAAGAGCTTATATGTCAAGTGGTCCGAAATGCTTGTGAGGCGGCGCTTTCTGGCTACCATACCACCATTGAAGAG GATGAGAAgctgaaagaagaaaatcttGATTCAAGATTGAGGATTGCTGTTGGAATAAGAGAAGGGGAGAAAAGGGTATTGCAGCAGAtaatccaaattttcaaagaCAGGGAGCTTGAATTGGATCAATTGGAATATTACCAAGAAAGGAGGCTAAAGGATCTTGGGCTATGTGGGGAGCAAGGTGAAATAATCTTTTGGGAGACCAAATAG
- the LOC101205568 gene encoding uncharacterized protein LOC101205568, which produces MKMTMMSSGGSSKRRLSSSPSRGFGGVLREQRAKLYIIRRCVVMLLCWHD; this is translated from the coding sequence atgaagatGACGATGATGTCCAGTGGTGGAAGCTCCAAGAGAAGGCTTTCATCATCTCCAAGTAGAGGATTTGGAGGAGTTCTTAGAGAGCAAAGGGCTAAGCTTTACATTATTAGAAGATGTGTTGTTATGCTTCTTTGTTGGCATGATTAG